From the genome of Candidatus Margulisiibacteriota bacterium, one region includes:
- the cas6 gene encoding CRISPR-associated endoribonuclease Cas6 produces the protein MRYKLVLENEQENIFPIDYPYILNSIIEKYSEPYFSSSKYDKTLLMDLFSYSPFLVKEKIIDGDNNRIKLLSKRMYWILSSPVAEHVHCCAKNLFMDKKIEICGNKLNVTGILKINEPVFEDKMKFICLSPISIVKKIINARKNYVYYDYNENVSPIIKNSLENKYRKVFFQDPPKSDLKIKFDHNYINKRNGRVMKLLSVVESDGFARKVKGIFAPFEIEGHLDLIRLGYYTGFGDMTQYGLGIVDIVSNFNS, from the coding sequence GTGAGATATAAATTAGTATTAGAAAATGAACAAGAAAATATCTTTCCTATAGACTATCCTTATATTCTAAATAGTATAATTGAGAAATATTCCGAACCCTATTTCAGCAGCAGTAAATATGATAAAACACTATTAATGGACTTATTCTCTTATTCTCCATTTCTCGTAAAAGAAAAAATAATAGATGGTGACAATAATAGAATTAAATTGCTTTCGAAGAGGATGTATTGGATTTTGTCTTCGCCTGTCGCTGAGCATGTACACTGTTGTGCCAAGAACTTATTCATGGACAAGAAAATCGAGATATGTGGAAATAAGCTAAATGTAACAGGAATACTTAAAATTAATGAACCTGTATTTGAAGATAAAATGAAATTTATTTGTTTATCTCCTATTTCAATAGTTAAGAAAATAATTAATGCCCGAAAAAATTATGTTTACTATGATTACAATGAAAATGTTTCTCCAATCATAAAGAATTCTCTTGAAAATAAATACCGAAAGGTGTTTTTTCAAGATCCGCCTAAGTCCGACTTGAAAATTAAATTTGATCATAACTACATCAATAAGCGAAATGGAAGAGTGATGAAGCTCTTGAGTGTTGTTGAAAGTGATGGATTCGCCAGAAAGGTAAAAGGCATATTTGCTCCATTCGAGATTGAAGGTCATTTAGACCTTATTCGATTAGG